DNA sequence from the Mangifera indica cultivar Alphonso chromosome 18, CATAS_Mindica_2.1, whole genome shotgun sequence genome:
atctaaaataaataatatcttaacaataaatatatcttatattacattatgattatatataaaaatagataatatattaaagtttgATAAGGGATGTCACAAGGgtttaatccaaaaaaaaaaaaacttaaaatgaaaGATATATATCTTCTCTGTGACAGAGAAAGGTGCGAATAGTGAtgggtaaaatgataaaaaccgCATAAATTTGTGCCTGTAATGAGTCTCCAACATTGATGAAAAAGGAGTTTTGATCAGGAGGAACTGAAATCCAACTCCCATCTTTGAGAGAAATTTGCAAGCCAGTAGTGTTGTTGGATCTCAACACAGAAATAATCTGAGGGTCTGTGTGTTCTCCAAATCCAATCATATTGCTACTGCTGCCATTCAGAACTTGAATATCCGGACAAGGCGGATAGTGATTTAGCCTGAAAACAGAGTCACTCTGTTCATCTATCAGTAGCTTACTGAACACATTCTTTTGTTGAATCTTCAGTCCCTCCGCCATAAGTTCCAGAATCTCACACGCCATTTTCTTCACTGCTGATATATAATCATTCAAAGCAACACTGCATCAAACACCAAAACAACGTTACAAAAACacaaatatacaaatgaatataaaaaacgGACAGATTTTTTGCAAAGTTTATACCTAAAATTTTCAGGGTTTTTGGCCGAAACAAATCGTTGGACATTAGACTCTTGATTGGCAGTGAAGAGGAGGTATTCAACCCAACCCACATCGCCGTTTGGTCCGATACTTTTGTTGCCGTAGCCGAAGGGGCAAGGGGGGCCAGCTTGCTCTTTCTCGGGGAGGGGTAAAGAGAAGAACTTGAAGGCTTCAGCTTCCAGCCTGGAAATGAATTCCAGGGGGACTACATGGTTGATGACCTTGAAGAAACCGAAGCCTTCGCAGGCGTTGATTATGAGGGTTTCAGCATCAGGTTTGGAGAGGTCAATAAGAGGAATTGCAGGGCACAATGTAGAGGCTTTGCAAGAAGATTTTGTGAATGGAAAGTGTTGCATTACTGGCTTAGACAAGGCCAGCATTACTCAGATTGTATGGAGATGAAAATGGTGACGGAATTAAATTGAATGGCTTTTGAGTTGAGCGGTGGTATTTATACgagaaaaatatgaagaaaaatgttatttgatAAGGTTTAGAGGTGGAATTTATTACATTATAAAAGGAGGTCAAATCAACcactataaaatattttgaataaatttaatatatatatatatatatatatatatatatatataggccatatagctatttcccacccatgacgtAGTGGACCCATTGAAatctgttaacttttaaaaatttaaaatttatataaaaaatttcagttataattagagataaatttattattttaataataatattaaaaatatatataattcattatattttcacttctaaattttaaaaattaataattttactcttagttaaagttttttaattttgaaaagttatactTCTCTCTCTCAAAACTTAGGTTTTCTTACTACTCCTCTCTGACTACTGGCAACTTCCACGAAACTCACTAACCTATCTCTAACCACTAACAGCATCTTATAAAAATCCTAAAAAGAAAAGTTGATATTTTAAATCTAGGATTgagaaaaatttgttagtttttaaattttagatagaaatatgataaatttttaatttttaaaatatttttatatataacaattttatttttaataataataataaaatttaatagatagatggatatttaaatttttcattgatGGAAGAAAAATAGATTTACACTAAACCTTCGGTGGGACATAGCCATTTGGCTTTATTTGAGGATAAGTTAGAGGCCCACTCATGATTAGAAAtgaaatcaatgtttttaattaggaaaatttaaaatacacgTGTTGAAAGGGCAGCCTCCACTTCAACAGTTGTTCATCTATCTACGTGGGCGATTATCAAATCTCGACGTGGCTTTATCTCCTCCGTACACTTCACTGTCGGCtgcattttatttcttttccagAATTATTCAAAACGCTGCCAAGCAGCACACCGCAACATCGGTCgataattctaataatattgCACGTCCTacgaaaaaaaatatatatatatatatatatatatatatttatttaatataagaaatataacAACATAAGATGGGGGAATATGGTATTAATTTCGTTTGACAAATACTATATTCTATAAATCAATCTCTTTGATTGAATAAATGTAGGTGGGTCTCGTGGGAAACAATGGTCGGTCGAATTAATTCTCATTCATAAATCttcaatattcaatcatatattcACTCATGTTATATTTAGATTTGGTGTCTCTCTCAACAAACATTTAGATGACggttgatttaaataatatgttattatcaaattaaaaagattatttgaaagatgtattatttaaaagattattaggtataaataattattatatttgataaaaatatatatatatataaataattattatgtttagttaaaggtaataaaataatattagtaaattattttatttaaatagttttagatataattatttttaaatattttttatattatttattatattaattaaaaataaattaatttttatcttaaaaattaataaattataatataattataataaaattaatattatatcaataatcttttaatatataaagaaaaaatgataatcaaattatcacttattttatctattatatcaatataaataataaaaaattatttttattataagtaaattaaataaaatcatataaattagattaataaaataacctttAAAGCCAAAAAGACAAAAGGCGGCTAAGGATTATTAATTATAGACCATTTTCACTTTCCTTTCAACCATTTTCATGATAATATCCAATTAATTTATCAACTTAGAAATTCTCTTACATTACACATGATGTCTCTCCAACTGTGGGCAAGAAATTAGATGTGCTGCAAATTATATCCCTTGGCCTAGTGGTGTGTGACTGATACTAACAAAATTTGACAAACCACACGCAAGAAACATGATGATGACCCTGACGgttaacaaaatttgtataaattttttatttacttaaaataataattataaattcaattactATACcctaagtttatttttttaataaatacaaacaaaatctttgattataaaaaaagatattataaataaataaataattaaacaaatattgttAGAGTctcttattataaaaaaaaaaaaaatgatgttgtAAATGGATAATTAATGTAGTTTAAGGTGACAACATATTTGATCAAATCATATTAGATGGATCTTGCTTAAATTCATGTACTAACTTGTTGGATCAACCTGACAAAAACTCGAACTTCAGAGCACAACTCATGACTCAGAGTTATGTTTCTATAGATCCTTAACTCAAAGgcttattaaattataaattttaatattattaatttataatttatttttattatttttacattttaaatatttttagcgaTTTGTGTGATATTGATCCAGAGGTTTCATCTCACAATCTAAAGCACAACATGTTAAGTTCATAAGTTTGATATGACCCACTTTTTTCTGTATGAAGACAGTGTAGACtatatcaaattatacaaatCTGAGCCAAACTAAAAGTTAACTCTATCTCGATGACATCTCTATCCGTAACAAGCAAAAGTGAGTAAATGTTGATGGGTTCAAGATAATTAAGCGTCCATGCGATAGAGAATTAAAGAACACATCATTAATAGTAgttaataatattgatatgaAGTAGCAAATATTTAGAGATTCATGGcaccataataataataattcctGAGAGTGCTAATTGAATATTACTGTCATATGACATTGTCGATGAAAAgacatttgaatttttaggCCTTTTTTATcgtttattttatagttttgtttCAATGATATTGACTGATATTCGTATTTAGTCATGAAATAAATATGCCCTTTTTCACTTTTCTCCTTTCTGTTTTTCCGCTTTGTACTTTATCAAATGTTTGTTGtgtttagggctggattcgagccgagccagctcgagctcgagctcggctcggctcggtttggGCCCGAAATGAGCTTGGCttagctcggctcgatcgagctcgagccgagcccgagctggctcggattggctcggtatatttttaaaaaatttttttatacaaaacgacgtcgttttgatccatatatatatacaaaaaggTGTCgctttgatataaaaaatgagccgagccgagccgttaccgagccgagctgaaaacgagccaaactcgagtcgAGCcaaattcggctcgagtcgagctcgagccgaactcgagccggccattaaaaagtcgagccgagcccgagctggctgcgagccgagctcggctcggctcgaatccagccctagttgtGTTCATTGCATCCATTTTATAGGTAACCAAAGTACATTGAAACTTTTCTATTTTAGAAACGGTCAAATCATTGTCGGCTAAGGGTAACTTGAGAAATTAGAGTTGTCtaagattagattcaaattgagttaattcgaatttaaatctaagtttaattcaaataagtttaaaatgagTCAGTTTTATATAAGTTTGAGTCAATATTTTCAAGCTCAAACTACTCatcaaatttatgaattaaaaatttatatacaaaataatatcattttaaccgatatatattaaaacaacgttattcGAATAACGtattagttaaaaatttgagtttgtaaTGAGTCTAActaaattcgaatcgagtttgagtttagcttCTACAAGCTCAAGTTCTATTATGTACAAACTGAGTAGAACTCGAATGcgactcaatttgaatccaaccttagaCGTGTGAATATACCATTTCTAAAATGTTTTAagctaaattaaaaaaataatttaatttaatttagattatgatttaaatatattaaaatcatatacataataataataataataattaattaagttgtagttttttagaatataatataaacatgaaatatatatatatatatatatatataataataataaaataaatatgaaaaaaacaaattgtatacttatttatttattaaaaaattatgttaaatacaGTTACATATttgtatttcaaaaaaaaacaatttacagtttaaaatttatccaaaatACAACTCAAactgaaaactattttttaaaaatttatcaacccaaataaaatcattttacaaactaaatcaaaccaaatcataaacCTCTATGAGAAATGGTAGTCTAttgatataaacaaattatatatgcatattcaACTATCCAAGTTGCCTGAAATTATGTTTGCATATTCCTTGTTTATACTTTACATTTATATGAGGACCGGGCTTTAGGAAACTTTACCACATGATTGTGGTGCTTGCTCAACTATCCAACAGTGTTGGGCTAGGTTGAGCCCAACAGTATTGGGCTGGCCCagactattaaaaaattttaatcaatttttttaaattatattttctgaACCATTTTCCAATAACTGAGAACAGTATCCtgaataatttattgataatccaTCACTTGTAGGTGAGAAATATCATGTTTATATCATagaaaatgttataatatagtacaaataatttaatttgtattttgtttatttataaaaataaatacaataatatatatatcatttatttacttATCTTCAACgtcaaaagttaaaaatttttcaaaaatatcttcAATGACTTGATTTAATGTCAATCCTTTGTACCTACAATCATCgatcttttttcttaattgttCTTGTTGTACTAAGCCAGCCGgtttcaaataagaaaaattctTCATTAAGAAATTGTAAGACATTTTTCATGggaaaaatttatacaattgaTGATGCAATATTTAGAAACTTTTTATTCCtatgatattttgaaaatgcTACAAATATTACtgaacaatactatatatatttattttgagtacataaataaatacacatttatatgtgtcatcatgtaattagatattactttatccttaattttaaattaatcaatcacattatgatatatttaaatgtgtacctatttatgtatttaaagtaaatatacatagttttattattacgAAAATATAATGTACATGTCCACacacacaataaaattaaagccTACAATAAAACCTAATCTTAAATCAACTATATAACCCCTAGCTAGTATGATAAGGTACTATTTTTTCTAAGGCATTAAGCCAAACCCAAACAATAAGCgacaattaattatattgcaCAAACCAGCATCCAAATAGAGGGAAACGAATATTGTGgcattgaaatattaatttcaaacGTTGTGAAGTCCACAACCCAAGCCATTTCTTTCACTTCGATTAAGGCACAACAGTAATGGCCGTGGACTTGCTACCTAGGCCCATGGGCCAGTCTTTATGGCTCATGGGTCTGCTACCTCAGCCCACGAGTCACTCTTTATGGCCCATGGCTCTGCTGCCTACCCCCACAGGTCAACCTTTATGACCCATGGGTTGGGCCAAGCCCTGTTGCAATTTTAAATCGAGTTTAATTATGTTAAACTTTGTAGTGCGTTGGCTAGTCCAACCCATTTGACGCCTCTAATTCTacaagttaaatttgaaaattttagctGTGATAATTGTCATTCATCCAAACCTAAATCTATCAAAAGTTTCCACTAATTCAAATCTAAACCCACCAACAATGTCATTCACCCAAATCCTAAACCCATTAAAACATAcgcaaagaaaaaaatgaataaatgaattCACTGAGTGAATTTTGAGGGTCAATGGGAAAATGTAAGTAGGAGTGGATTCGGATCAAGTCAAGCCCAAACACCTTTCGGCTCTAGTTCGACTTgcattaaaaaatgagttaaatctTTTGGTtcgagttcaatttaaattttaatcgaacgaatttgagtcaagctaaatcgaatcgaatcaaCTTTCGAGACTAAACTGACTTATATTATATCCAGATCATATTGAAAATTAGAGATCGTTCCATCTTTACGTCCAgttaaaacattcaaaaaatgATTTCTCTATTTAAAGAATGgtaaaacagaaataaaatatagagaatatgaaaatgtgaaaaacaagtttaaagataatttgatagAGTTTTTACTATGGTGACAATTGAGTCCCTAAAGCAAGAGTATTTGCACAAGAAACTACACTAAGACATTCTTCAATTGAGCTGAATTCAAgctaaactaaatcaaacaccttttagctcaagtttgattctaattaaaaaatgaattaaattttttagctcaaattcagtttaaattttaatcaaataaatttaactcaaactaaatcaagCTAAATCGATTTTGGAGATAGAATTAATTCGAATCATATCCAAACCTAGATGTAAGTCCGTTTTTTAAGTGGAATCATTTCCAACGAAGTTCACATTGCCCAATTGTAGACATTCATGCATCTTAAGGGATACGGGAATCTTTCTACATATGGGTTCAGTATAACAGCGTAGACATATGAcgtataattaaatacaatacgGTGTAGCTTTTCAGCATTTAATCATTAAATGAACACAACATCATGTGGCTGATAGCCCTCTGATTTCCGGCGGTAGGATAGTGATCACGATCCATCACCAAAAGTCAATCCAACACACACCATCTCACACTTGACGCATCACACGCTCAACTTTGACCAAAGAAGGACGTTTTTTATTTAACTGTATAAAAATTCGTGTCCTCTGTCGCACAACAGCTATACTTATCCTCTGGAATGATCCTACCCGTCCACGTTTCACTCTACAAAATCATTGGGAACTGCGTCTCCCTATTGGGTCCCACTCTCTCTTATCCCACTTCTACATTCGCTCATCGTACGGCCAATAGCCAATCATCTTCTACTTCTGTCTCATGGGTCTCATTGATTATCTTACCAGATCATTCACCATccccttatttattttttgagttaaaGCATCTTGGCTTTAGTTGTTATTAttcaatatatgattttatcagcataataataataataataataaggctaAAGGGCTCTTCCCCACTCAAAGTACTATTTAATCTCAAGTCcctattctttaattttaaaaattttatttatttatctataaacaattaaaattaatatagcCTCgtctccttaaaattttatttttttcacctcaaaccctaaaaacaagTCATTTTCCCTGTATacagagttttaaaaaatgacattttcctcttagagtttaattttcaaaatttggcaCTATCTTTGATGCAATTGCTAATGGCTTCCCCCTCttgaagttttcttttcttctaacAATCTATTTTCTCTTAGTTAGATACTCAATCGATGTTGAATCAAGTCAGGGACAAACCGTTAATAATAGTGTTAGAAATGGTgctagagtttgaaaactaaaccctagatgaggaatgtcattttttaaaactttatctaTCGGGAAAATAGTGGTTTTTACGGTTTTGgggagaaaataagattaaattttaatttatttttaatattacaaataaaatgatgattatatccttaaaactaatagatttaatcttttatagatgggtgtttgatatttttatagttaaaagatgaaaatttaagattaaataatactttagatggaaataaatcctttggcttaataataataataataattatgcaACTTTTGAATAAGaagattattttatcaatttactttttattagaaatattattttatttaaggtaTTAAATAGTAACAGAAATTTATAACCtataattaataatgataatattctaaataatataagtgattaccttattattatatagatgtaaaatagcaaaaaatcaataaaataattttaatttggttaaatttctatttctatttattaatttttttgataaaaatattttttataataatttttattaaaattttttcagtaaccaaaaattttatcttaattggATTATTATATTAGACAAAAATTAGTAATaccaaacaagataaattttgagtttaatgattaaatatataattattaaattatataaattaataatttaatattaatatatcgtcataaaaaatttaaactcatatatttttaaatataaaaattttttttattacattaaacTACCCCTTAAGGTAATTTGCAGTGAATATTATTCCAACAAAACATACCCTTCATATGAAAAATACCCTTCCATGTAtgtaaaaaggtcaaaaaaaaaagcatgatgGCGTGAATAATTTGGACTTCGGAGtaaaaaattgtgtaaaaataataaataaaagagaagggTGACAATAATTCGTCTCAGTTTACAACAAATACCCACAAGACACGTGGCAAAATAGATTAAAAGTAGCCCCAAGAACTATGTCCCACGGGGTTTGA
Encoded proteins:
- the LOC123201642 gene encoding gibberellin 2-beta-dioxygenase 1-like isoform X1; translation: MLALSKPVMQHFPFTKSSCKASTLCPAIPLIDLSKPDAETLIINACEGFGFFKVINHVVPLEFISRLEAEAFKFFSLPLPEKEQAGPPCPFGYGNKSIGPNGDVGWVEYLLFTANQESNVQRFVSAKNPENFSVALNDYISAVKKMACEILELMAEGLKIQQKNVFSKLLIDEQSDSVFRLNHYPPCPDIQVLNGSSSNMIGFGEHTDPQIISVLRSNNTTGLQISLKDGSWISVPPDQNSFFINVGDSLQAQIYAVLTNGRFKSVKHRVLANSLKSRVSMIYFGGPPLNEKIAPLPSLMKGHEQSLYKEFTWFEYKKSAYSSRLADNRLMHFEKIVAS
- the LOC123201642 gene encoding gibberellin 2-beta-dioxygenase 1-like isoform X2 — its product is MLALSKPVMQHFPFTKSSCKASTLCPAIPLIDLSKPDAETLIINACEGFGFFKVINHVVPLEFISRLEAEAFKFFSLPLPEKEQAGPPCPFGYGNKSIGPNGDVGWVEYLLFTANQESNVQRFVSAKNPENFSVALNDYISAVKKMACEILELMAEGLKIQQKNVFSKLLIDEQSDSVFRLNHYPPCPDIQVLNGSSSNMIGFGEHTDPQIISVLRSNNTTGLQISLKDGSWISVPPDQNSFFINVGDSLQVLTNGRFKSVKHRVLANSLKSRVSMIYFGGPPLNEKIAPLPSLMKGHEQSLYKEFTWFEYKKSAYSSRLADNRLMHFEKIVAS